A single region of the Pseudomonas sp. B21-023 genome encodes:
- the lipB gene encoding lipoyl(octanoyl) transferase LipB encodes MPACLGFRDLGLQPYEPVLEAMRRFTEQRGPDSLDEVWLVEHPPVFTQGQAGKAEHLLIPGEIPVVQTDRGGQVTYHGPGQLVAYLLLDVRRLSIGVRELVSRIEQTLIDLLASYGVQALAKPDAPGVYVDGAKIASLGLRIRNGRSFHGLALNVDMDLAPFRRINPCGYAGLAMTQLRDLAGPIELIEVRTRLRGQLVKHLDYAEQTTLTGGID; translated from the coding sequence ATGCCCGCTTGCCTCGGTTTTCGCGATCTTGGCCTGCAGCCCTATGAACCGGTGCTGGAGGCCATGCGTCGCTTTACCGAGCAGCGTGGCCCGGACAGCCTGGACGAAGTCTGGCTGGTCGAGCATCCTCCGGTGTTCACCCAGGGCCAGGCCGGCAAGGCCGAGCACCTGCTGATCCCCGGCGAGATACCAGTGGTGCAGACCGACCGCGGCGGCCAGGTCACCTACCATGGCCCCGGCCAGCTGGTGGCCTACCTGCTGCTGGACGTGCGCCGCCTGAGTATCGGCGTGCGCGAGCTGGTCAGCCGCATCGAGCAGACCCTCATCGACCTGCTCGCCAGCTATGGCGTGCAGGCGCTGGCCAAACCCGACGCCCCGGGCGTCTATGTCGATGGCGCGAAGATCGCGTCCCTAGGCCTTCGAATCCGCAATGGCCGTTCGTTCCACGGCCTTGCCCTGAACGTGGACATGGACCTTGCGCCATTCCGCCGAATCAACCCCTGTGGGTATGCGGGGCTGGCCATGACCCAGCTGCGCGACCTGGCAGGTCCGATCGAACTCATTGAGGTCAGGACAAGGCTGCGCGGACAGCTGGTCAAGCACCTCGACTATGCTGAGCAGACGACCCTGACGGGCGGAATCGACTGA
- a CDS encoding DUF493 domain-containing protein, translating to MSEEDVKSHKIEFPCEDYPIKVIGDTVVGFKDTVIEILSKYAKVDLSTLAERQSKEGKYTTVQLHIVATGEDQLHDINSALRATGIVKMVL from the coding sequence ATGAGCGAAGAAGACGTCAAGTCGCACAAGATCGAGTTCCCCTGCGAGGATTACCCGATCAAGGTGATCGGTGACACCGTTGTCGGTTTCAAGGACACGGTAATCGAAATTCTCAGCAAGTACGCCAAGGTCGACCTCTCGACGTTGGCCGAACGCCAGAGCAAGGAAGGCAAGTACACCACGGTGCAGCTGCATATCGTTGCCACCGGTGAGGACCAGTTGCATGACATCAACAGCGCCTTGCGCGCTACCGGCATCGTGAAAATGGTGCTGTGA
- a CDS encoding D-alanyl-D-alanine carboxypeptidase family protein, whose product MNITNLAKRLCLPVLLLITPAAFAAEQMMPAPPQLAAKSYVLMDASSGNVLVENNGDERLPPASLTKLMTAYIATLDIRRGQIGENDPVTVSENAWRTGGSRMFIKVGSQVTVSDLLHGIIIQSGNDASVALSEHIAGSEDAFADMMNKTATDLGMANSHFMNPTGLPNPEHYSSAHDMALLARAIINEDPAHYAIYSQKEFFWNNIKQPNRNLLLWRDKTVDGLKTGHTDEAGYCMVASAVRDGQRLIAVVFGTNSEQSRAAETQKLLTYGFRFFETQTFYQKGTELTQAPVWKGATNQVKAGLANDLTMTMPKGQLKRLQASMTMNPQLTAPIAKGDVIGKVEVKLDEKVVHSADLIALDGVEEAGFFGRMWDSIRLFFYGLFN is encoded by the coding sequence ATGAACATCACCAACCTTGCCAAACGACTTTGCCTGCCTGTTCTGCTGCTGATCACCCCTGCTGCCTTCGCAGCGGAGCAGATGATGCCGGCACCACCGCAACTGGCCGCCAAGTCCTATGTACTCATGGACGCGTCCAGCGGCAACGTGCTGGTCGAGAACAACGGTGACGAGCGCCTGCCGCCAGCCAGCCTGACCAAGCTGATGACCGCCTACATCGCCACCCTGGACATCCGTCGTGGCCAGATTGGCGAGAACGACCCGGTGACCGTCAGCGAGAACGCCTGGCGCACCGGCGGTTCGCGCATGTTCATCAAGGTCGGCAGCCAGGTGACCGTCAGCGACCTGCTGCACGGCATCATCATCCAGTCCGGCAACGATGCATCGGTCGCCCTGTCCGAGCACATCGCCGGCAGCGAAGATGCCTTCGCCGACATGATGAACAAGACCGCCACCGACCTGGGCATGGCCAACAGCCACTTCATGAACCCCACCGGCCTGCCGAACCCGGAGCACTACTCTTCGGCCCATGACATGGCCCTGCTGGCACGTGCGATCATCAACGAGGATCCGGCACACTACGCCATCTATTCGCAGAAAGAGTTCTTCTGGAACAACATCAAGCAGCCGAACCGCAACCTGCTGCTGTGGCGCGACAAGACCGTCGACGGCCTGAAGACCGGCCACACCGACGAAGCCGGCTACTGCATGGTCGCCTCGGCCGTGCGTGACGGCCAGCGTCTGATCGCCGTGGTGTTCGGTACCAACAGCGAGCAATCGCGGGCCGCCGAGACCCAGAAGCTGCTGACTTACGGTTTCCGCTTCTTCGAAACCCAGACCTTCTACCAGAAAGGCACCGAGCTGACTCAAGCCCCGGTATGGAAAGGCGCGACCAACCAGGTGAAAGCCGGCCTGGCCAACGACCTGACCATGACCATGCCTAAAGGCCAATTGAAACGCCTCCAGGCTTCGATGACCATGAACCCGCAACTGACCGCGCCTATCGCCAAAGGTGACGTGATCGGCAAAGTGGAAGTCAAACTGGACGAGAAAGTGGTTCACAGTGCCGACCTCATCGCCCTTGACGGTGTCGAGGAAGCAGGTTTCTTCGGCCGTATGTGGGACAGCATCCGCCTGTTCTTCTACGGTTTGTTCAACTGA